A part of Streptomyces sp. NBC_01451 genomic DNA contains:
- a CDS encoding cyclopropane-fatty-acyl-phospholipid synthase family protein — protein MPEAAPRLQNFAEQLLGAPLPMRIRAWDGSQAGPPGAPALVVRNRRALRRLLWKPGELGLARAWVAGDLDIEGDFYAALDHLSGLVWDRGEDARSLTEALREPEVRAAVRGLVRMAGLPIPPAPPREEVPRRRRRLHTKRTDKRAVSHHYDVGNDFYEVVLGPSMVYSCAYWEEPGVAPGEAPGGATGLEGAQRDKLELVCRKLALAPGLRLLEVGCGWGSLAIRAAREHGVQVVGITLSQEQAAYARKRVAEEGLADRVEIRVQDYRDVTDGPFDAVSSVGMAEHVGSEQYLAYARDLYALLKPGGRLLNHQIARRPHTDESAYSLDGFIDAYVFPDGELAPVGTTVTQLERAGFEVRDVESIREHYALTLRQWVANLEADWARARQLTSPGRARVWRLYMAASALAFEHNRLGVNQVLAVRTSGSGASGMPLRARTWN, from the coding sequence ATGCCCGAAGCCGCGCCGCGGCTCCAGAACTTCGCCGAACAGTTGCTGGGGGCCCCGCTCCCGATGCGTATCCGCGCCTGGGACGGTTCGCAGGCCGGCCCGCCCGGTGCCCCCGCACTGGTCGTCCGCAACCGTCGCGCCCTGCGCCGGCTGCTGTGGAAACCCGGCGAACTGGGGCTCGCCCGGGCCTGGGTCGCGGGCGACCTGGACATCGAGGGGGACTTCTACGCCGCCCTCGATCACCTGTCCGGGCTGGTCTGGGACCGGGGCGAGGACGCCCGGAGTCTCACCGAGGCGCTGCGTGAACCCGAGGTGCGGGCCGCGGTGCGCGGGCTCGTACGGATGGCCGGGCTCCCCATCCCTCCCGCACCGCCCCGTGAAGAGGTCCCGCGCCGGCGTCGGCGCCTCCACACCAAGCGCACCGACAAGCGCGCCGTCAGCCACCACTACGACGTCGGCAACGACTTCTACGAGGTCGTCCTCGGCCCGTCCATGGTGTACTCCTGCGCCTACTGGGAAGAGCCCGGCGTGGCCCCCGGCGAAGCCCCGGGCGGCGCCACCGGTCTCGAAGGCGCCCAGCGCGACAAGCTGGAACTCGTCTGCCGAAAGCTCGCCCTGGCGCCGGGTCTGCGGCTTCTGGAAGTCGGCTGCGGCTGGGGCTCCCTCGCCATCCGCGCCGCCCGTGAGCACGGCGTGCAGGTCGTCGGCATCACCCTCTCGCAGGAGCAGGCCGCGTACGCCCGTAAGCGCGTCGCGGAGGAAGGGCTCGCGGACCGGGTCGAGATCCGGGTGCAGGACTACCGGGACGTCACCGACGGGCCCTTCGACGCCGTCTCCTCCGTGGGGATGGCCGAGCATGTGGGGAGCGAGCAGTATCTGGCGTACGCGCGCGATCTGTACGCCCTGCTCAAGCCGGGCGGCCGGCTGCTCAACCACCAGATCGCCCGTCGGCCGCACACCGACGAGAGCGCGTACAGCCTCGACGGGTTCATCGACGCCTACGTCTTCCCGGACGGCGAACTCGCGCCCGTCGGCACCACCGTCACCCAGCTCGAACGGGCCGGGTTCGAGGTGCGTGACGTCGAGTCGATCCGGGAGCACTACGCCCTCACCCTGAGGCAGTGGGTGGCCAACCTGGAGGCCGACTGGGCGCGCGCCCGGCAGCTCACCAGCCCGGGGCGGGCCCGCGTCTGGCGGCTGTACATGGCCGCCTCCGCCCTCGCCTTCGAACACAACCGGCTCGGCGTCAACCAGGTCCTCGCCGTGCGCACCTCCGGCTCCGGCGCATCCGGGATGCCCTTGCGGGCCCGTACCTGGAACTGA
- a CDS encoding NAD(P)/FAD-dependent oxidoreductase: MSTTERPRILVVGGGYVGLYAARRILKKMRYGEATVTVVDPRSYMTYQPFLPETAAGSISPRHVVVPLRRVLPKAEVLTGRVTTIDQDRKVATIAPLVGEAYELPFDYLVIAMGAVSRTFPIPGLAEQGIGMKGIEEAIGLRNHVLEQLDKAESTTDEEIRRKALTFVFVGGGFAGAETIGEVEDMARDAAKYYPSVSREDMRFVLVDAADKILPEVGPKLGQYGKEHLESRGVEIYLSTSMDSCVDGHVVLKNGLEVDSNTIVWTAGVKPNPVLSRFGLPLGPRGHVDAQPTLQVTGTDYIWAAGDNAQVPDVAARKAGVENAWCPPNAQHALRQAKVLGDNVVSGMRGFPQKEYAHSNKGAVAGLGLHKGVAMIVMGKLKITLKGRLAWYMHRGYHGLAMPTWNRKIRVFADWTLAMFLKREVVALGALETPREEFYEAAKPAPVAAAKKAEEKVEEKTEAKAS, from the coding sequence ATGAGCACCACGGAGCGTCCCAGGATCCTCGTAGTAGGCGGTGGGTACGTAGGCCTGTACGCAGCTCGGCGCATTCTCAAGAAGATGCGCTACGGCGAGGCGACCGTCACGGTCGTCGACCCCCGGTCGTACATGACCTACCAGCCCTTCCTCCCCGAAACCGCCGCCGGCAGCATTTCGCCGCGCCACGTCGTCGTACCGCTGCGACGTGTGCTGCCCAAGGCGGAAGTTCTCACCGGTCGGGTCACCACCATCGACCAGGACCGCAAGGTCGCCACGATCGCCCCCCTCGTGGGTGAGGCGTACGAGCTGCCTTTCGACTACCTCGTCATCGCCATGGGCGCGGTCTCCCGCACCTTCCCGATCCCCGGCCTCGCCGAACAGGGCATCGGTATGAAGGGCATCGAGGAGGCCATCGGCCTGCGGAACCACGTCCTGGAGCAGCTGGACAAGGCTGAGTCCACGACCGACGAGGAGATCCGCCGCAAGGCGCTCACCTTCGTCTTCGTCGGCGGTGGCTTCGCGGGTGCGGAGACCATCGGCGAGGTCGAGGACATGGCGCGCGACGCGGCGAAGTACTACCCCAGCGTGTCCCGCGAGGACATGCGGTTCGTGCTCGTCGACGCCGCCGACAAGATCCTTCCCGAGGTCGGCCCGAAGCTGGGCCAGTACGGCAAGGAGCACCTGGAGAGCCGCGGGGTCGAGATCTACCTTTCGACGTCGATGGACTCGTGTGTGGACGGCCACGTCGTCCTGAAGAACGGCCTTGAGGTCGACTCCAACACCATCGTGTGGACCGCGGGAGTCAAGCCCAACCCGGTCCTGTCGCGGTTCGGCCTCCCGCTGGGCCCGCGCGGTCACGTCGACGCGCAGCCGACCCTCCAGGTCACGGGTACGGACTACATCTGGGCCGCGGGCGACAACGCCCAGGTGCCGGACGTGGCCGCCCGCAAGGCCGGCGTGGAGAACGCCTGGTGCCCGCCGAACGCGCAGCACGCGCTGCGGCAGGCGAAGGTGCTCGGCGACAACGTGGTCTCCGGTATGCGGGGCTTCCCGCAGAAGGAGTACGCGCACTCCAACAAGGGCGCTGTCGCGGGTCTCGGCCTGCACAAGGGCGTCGCGATGATCGTCATGGGCAAGCTCAAGATCACGCTCAAGGGTCGGCTGGCGTGGTACATGCACCGCGGCTACCACGGTCTGGCGATGCCGACGTGGAACCGGAAGATCCGGGTGTTCGCGGACTGGACGCTGGCGATGTTCCTGAAGCGTGAGGTTGTGGCGCTGGGGGCGTTGGAGACTCCTCGTGAGGAGTTCTACGAGGCTGCCAAGCCGGCGCCGGTCGCTGCCGCGAAGAAGGCGGAGGAGAAGGTCGAGGAGAAGACAGAGGCCAAGGCCTCCTGA
- a CDS encoding nSTAND1 domain-containing NTPase, whose product MGRPESPLDPEAGPVERFASELRELRRQSGGTTYRAMAASAGYTAATLSEAAAGERLPSLPVALAYVRACGGDADDWERRWQRAAEDEAGQPPEADGSAAPYRGLARFEPGDSGFFFGRDQLVADLAELVLDSRFVAVVGTSGSGKSSLLRAGLIPVLRGGDRPGERPAAIRILTPGARPAHTHARALAPVDGAGDTWVVVDQFEEVFTLCRDPAERGRFIELLLAAVRPDSRLRVVIAVRADFYGRCGEHRELAAALRGAGLLVGPMSVDELREAIVKPAAAEGLVVERALTARIIADVADQPGGLPLMSHALMETWRRRRGGALTVKGYEAVGGVHGAIARTAEECYSRLSAHEAVLARQVMLRLIAPGEGTDDTSRPARRAELAAGSATDAAAVLDRLAGARLITLDDDTVDLAHEALITAWPRLRDWIERDRDLLRRHRLLTEAATAWNQFDRDTGVLYRGARLTAAAEAFPAPADRGPDPDPLTPLERSFLAASLDARRHEQHQATRNSRRLRALTTALTILVALATVAGLTAWSQNTTSTRQHLQAEARRIAAMADSIRSSDPRTAMRLSTAAYGLADLPDSRAALLDSFAQTEQDRFDPGQGSASSTGEGDSAEARLLSRDGRVLTKVTENRVERWNTSTGRRTGSFPGPGHLEYPGVQGISPDGSTLMIWTEGGLRLWDIDAGRRVGARIGSADDAGDRTAGSFVTGTRVLLSRSDPAQNRVRFRVWDTALGRTVFEHDLRGESSADSVASPDGRLLAICRRLEPVQVWDTVERRRLPVPWAAANRDLCPTRASELGPAAGDPYEGRLLFTPDSRALAVVGDFPDGSGVRAWDLASGKQRTRIEHSVPRDAGARMTFSADGGFVALASGDEILLWRTADPDVPVFRHSPSSTGSYDLEGTSALRVDLAQRRLRYLEVRGWERRTAVASLALDEALDSAYPVGPVRAATYSPDGRILAAVRRLDGATRFQLLDAATAEVLADLPNPQMFCLPDPNCENHTAFSADGGTFAYGAKPPAGRYARITFYVWDTRARRQIASLVLPSDVEGVGLSPDGKTLLASRPQASGTIELWDVRSRTRTRVLRGVRDVPVVRPDGRLLATSGGGYVELPSGRVTHRNASDPLSAVVFSSDGRYLAVGGRGGVTVWDGGARRRLANLPAVPDGSAQPSGSDGDGLGDALDGEQFVTTVAFSPDSRYLAVGTAGGTLQIWQTEAPHLQAMMFPSLGGRVQSVAFSPDGGTLYAASTHRRSRSYDLGLGHVAATVCERAGGGLSRADWKSYLPDVPYRDVC is encoded by the coding sequence ATGGGGCGCCCTGAGAGTCCGTTGGATCCGGAGGCCGGGCCGGTCGAACGGTTTGCCTCCGAGTTGCGTGAGCTGAGGCGTCAGTCCGGTGGGACGACCTACCGGGCCATGGCGGCGAGCGCCGGCTACACGGCGGCGACGCTGTCGGAGGCGGCGGCCGGGGAGCGGCTTCCGTCCCTGCCGGTGGCGCTGGCGTATGTGCGGGCCTGCGGCGGGGACGCCGACGACTGGGAGCGGCGCTGGCAGCGGGCCGCCGAGGACGAGGCCGGGCAGCCGCCCGAGGCCGACGGGAGCGCGGCGCCGTACCGGGGGCTGGCCCGGTTCGAGCCCGGGGACAGCGGCTTCTTCTTCGGCCGGGACCAGCTGGTGGCCGACCTGGCGGAACTGGTGCTGGACAGCCGGTTCGTGGCTGTCGTGGGCACCTCCGGGAGCGGGAAGTCGTCGCTGCTGCGGGCCGGGCTGATACCGGTGCTGCGCGGCGGTGACCGGCCGGGGGAGCGTCCGGCGGCCATCCGGATCCTCACCCCGGGCGCGCGCCCGGCGCACACGCACGCCCGCGCGCTGGCCCCCGTGGACGGCGCCGGGGACACCTGGGTCGTGGTGGACCAGTTCGAGGAGGTCTTCACCCTCTGCCGGGACCCCGCCGAGCGTGGCCGCTTCATCGAACTGCTGCTCGCCGCCGTCCGGCCGGACAGCCGGCTGCGCGTGGTGATCGCCGTGCGCGCGGACTTCTACGGCCGCTGCGGCGAACACCGTGAACTCGCCGCCGCCCTGCGCGGCGCCGGTCTGCTCGTCGGCCCGATGAGCGTGGACGAACTGCGGGAGGCCATCGTCAAGCCCGCCGCGGCCGAGGGGCTGGTCGTCGAGCGGGCCCTGACCGCGCGGATCATCGCGGACGTCGCCGACCAGCCCGGCGGGCTGCCGCTGATGTCCCACGCGTTGATGGAGACCTGGCGCCGCCGCCGCGGCGGGGCGCTGACCGTCAAGGGGTACGAGGCCGTCGGCGGTGTGCACGGCGCGATCGCCCGTACCGCGGAGGAGTGCTACAGCCGGCTCTCCGCGCACGAGGCGGTACTGGCCCGCCAGGTGATGCTGCGGCTGATCGCCCCGGGTGAGGGGACCGACGACACCAGCCGCCCCGCCCGCCGCGCCGAACTCGCCGCCGGCTCGGCCACCGACGCCGCCGCCGTGCTCGACCGGCTGGCCGGCGCCCGTCTGATCACCCTCGACGACGACACCGTCGACCTCGCCCACGAGGCGCTGATAACCGCCTGGCCCCGGCTGCGTGACTGGATCGAACGCGACCGCGACCTGCTGCGCCGGCACCGGCTCCTCACCGAGGCCGCCACCGCCTGGAACCAGTTCGACCGCGACACCGGCGTTCTGTACAGGGGAGCCCGGCTGACGGCAGCCGCCGAAGCCTTCCCCGCGCCGGCCGATCGCGGTCCTGATCCCGATCCGCTGACGCCGTTGGAGCGGTCCTTCCTCGCGGCGAGCCTCGACGCCCGCCGGCACGAACAGCACCAGGCCACCCGTAACAGCCGCCGCCTGCGTGCCCTGACCACGGCGCTGACGATCCTCGTCGCCCTCGCGACCGTCGCGGGCCTGACCGCCTGGAGCCAGAACACGACCAGCACCCGGCAGCATCTCCAGGCCGAGGCCCGCCGTATCGCCGCGATGGCGGACAGCATCCGTTCCTCCGACCCGAGGACGGCCATGCGGCTCAGCACGGCGGCCTACGGGCTCGCCGACCTGCCCGACAGCCGCGCGGCCCTCCTCGACTCGTTCGCCCAGACCGAGCAGGACCGGTTCGACCCCGGGCAGGGGTCGGCTTCCTCGACCGGCGAGGGCGACAGCGCGGAGGCCCGGTTGCTGAGCCGCGACGGACGCGTCCTGACCAAGGTCACGGAGAACCGTGTCGAACGCTGGAACACCTCCACAGGGCGGCGGACCGGCTCGTTCCCCGGCCCGGGACACCTGGAGTACCCCGGCGTCCAGGGCATCAGCCCCGACGGAAGCACCCTCATGATCTGGACGGAGGGCGGGCTGAGGCTGTGGGACATCGACGCCGGCCGGCGGGTAGGCGCCCGCATCGGCTCGGCCGACGACGCGGGCGACCGCACGGCCGGTTCGTTCGTCACCGGTACGCGCGTACTCCTCTCCCGCTCCGACCCCGCGCAGAATCGCGTCCGGTTCCGTGTCTGGGACACCGCGCTCGGCCGGACGGTCTTCGAGCACGACCTCAGGGGCGAGTCGAGCGCCGACAGCGTCGCCAGCCCCGACGGACGGCTGCTGGCGATCTGCCGGCGCCTCGAACCGGTGCAGGTGTGGGACACCGTCGAACGGCGGAGGCTGCCTGTTCCCTGGGCCGCCGCGAACCGGGATCTCTGCCCGACCCGCGCGTCCGAGCTCGGTCCGGCGGCCGGTGATCCCTACGAGGGCCGACTGCTGTTCACCCCGGACAGCCGGGCTCTCGCCGTCGTGGGCGACTTCCCGGACGGCTCCGGGGTGCGGGCCTGGGACCTGGCGTCGGGAAAGCAGCGGACGAGGATCGAACACTCCGTGCCGAGGGACGCCGGTGCCCGAATGACGTTCAGCGCGGACGGCGGGTTCGTCGCGCTGGCGAGCGGTGACGAGATCCTGCTGTGGCGCACCGCCGACCCGGACGTCCCCGTGTTCCGGCACTCGCCGAGCTCCACCGGCTCCTACGACCTGGAGGGGACCTCGGCACTCAGGGTGGACCTGGCCCAGCGCAGGCTCCGGTACCTGGAGGTGCGCGGATGGGAGCGCAGGACCGCGGTGGCGTCCCTCGCCCTCGACGAGGCACTGGACTCCGCCTACCCGGTCGGCCCGGTCCGGGCGGCCACCTACAGCCCGGACGGCCGGATCCTCGCCGCCGTACGGCGTCTTGACGGCGCGACCCGCTTCCAGCTCCTGGACGCGGCGACCGCCGAGGTCCTGGCCGACCTGCCCAACCCGCAGATGTTCTGCCTGCCGGACCCCAACTGCGAGAACCACACCGCGTTCAGCGCCGACGGAGGGACTTTCGCCTACGGCGCCAAACCGCCCGCCGGCCGCTATGCCCGGATCACCTTCTACGTCTGGGACACCCGCGCCCGGCGCCAGATCGCCTCGCTGGTCCTTCCGTCGGACGTCGAGGGCGTCGGGCTCAGCCCGGACGGGAAGACCCTGCTGGCTTCCAGGCCCCAGGCAAGCGGAACGATCGAACTGTGGGACGTCCGGAGCCGGACCAGGACCAGGGTGCTCCGCGGTGTGCGGGACGTCCCGGTCGTCAGGCCCGACGGACGCCTGCTGGCCACATCGGGCGGCGGCTATGTGGAGCTGCCCTCCGGCAGGGTGACCCACCGCAACGCCTCGGATCCGCTGTCCGCCGTCGTCTTCAGCTCCGACGGACGCTATCTCGCCGTGGGCGGCAGAGGCGGGGTCACGGTCTGGGACGGCGGTGCGCGACGGCGCCTGGCGAACCTGCCCGCCGTACCCGACGGTTCGGCACAGCCGTCGGGCAGCGACGGCGACGGGCTCGGTGACGCGCTCGACGGCGAACAGTTCGTCACGACGGTGGCCTTCTCACCGGACTCCCGGTATCTCGCCGTGGGCACCGCCGGCGGAACACTGCAGATCTGGCAGACGGAGGCTCCTCACCTCCAGGCCATGATGTTCCCCTCCCTGGGCGGTCGCGTGCAGTCCGTGGCCTTCAGCCCCGACGGCGGCACCCTGTACGCCGCGAGCACACACCGCCGCTCCCGTTCCTACGACCTCGGCCTCGGACACGTCGCCGCCACGGTGTGCGAACGGGCGGGTGGCGGACTGTCGCGCGCCGACTGGAAGAGCTATCTGCCCGACGTGCCCTACCGCGACGTGTGCTGA
- a CDS encoding type II toxin-antitoxin system Phd/YefM family antitoxin, with amino-acid sequence MTEDTVTIREARAHLAERINLAEEGTPTVITRNGTPVAAVVPIADFEALEEAADVMLAREAEGVLAENGPTVTMAELLADLFTERGEGAA; translated from the coding sequence ATGACCGAGGACACCGTGACCATACGGGAAGCCCGCGCCCATCTCGCGGAGCGCATCAACCTGGCCGAGGAAGGCACCCCGACGGTCATCACTCGCAACGGCACTCCGGTGGCGGCCGTGGTCCCGATCGCGGATTTCGAAGCCCTGGAAGAGGCGGCCGACGTCATGTTGGCCCGAGAGGCCGAAGGGGTCCTGGCCGAGAACGGCCCCACCGTGACCATGGCCGAGCTGCTGGCAGATCTGTTCACCGAGCGCGGTGAAGGCGCCGCGTGA
- a CDS encoding type II toxin-antitoxin system RelE family toxin, with the protein MKYAFRFTTAAQRQLRAISLLDAMRILTALTALGDDPYREDADIKKLTGPSGLYRLRVGSYRVAYQINDGELVILVVKVGDRRDVYRNL; encoded by the coding sequence GTGAAGTACGCGTTCCGGTTCACCACGGCGGCGCAGCGGCAGCTCCGGGCCATCAGTCTGCTTGACGCCATGCGCATCCTGACCGCGTTGACCGCACTCGGTGACGACCCGTATCGCGAGGACGCCGACATCAAGAAGCTCACCGGCCCGTCGGGGCTCTACCGGCTGCGGGTCGGAAGCTACCGGGTCGCCTACCAGATCAACGATGGCGAACTCGTCATCCTCGTCGTCAAGGTGGGCGACCGGCGGGACGTGTACCGCAACCTGTAG
- a CDS encoding Ppx/GppA phosphatase family protein has translation MTRVAAIDCGTNSIRLLVADADPDTGELVDLDRRMTIVRLGQGVDRTGRLAPEALERTFAACREYAAVIKEHGAERLRFVATSASRDAENRDEFVRGVLDILGVEPEVISGGQEAEFSFTGATRELTGRDDLAKPYLVVDIGGGSTEFVVGDDQVRGARSVDIGCVRMTERHLVRDGAVTDPPTEEQIASIRSDIEAALDLAAETVPLSEARTLVGLAGSVTTVSAIAQNLTAYDPEAIHHSRVSYDRVREITETLLRSTHAERAAIPSMHPGRVDVIGAGALVLLSIMERIGASEVVVSEHDILDGIGWSLV, from the coding sequence ATGACCCGCGTCGCCGCCATCGACTGCGGTACGAACTCGATCCGCCTCCTCGTCGCCGACGCCGACCCCGACACGGGTGAACTCGTCGACCTGGACCGGCGGATGACCATCGTCCGGCTCGGCCAGGGCGTCGACCGGACGGGGCGGCTGGCTCCCGAGGCGCTGGAGCGGACCTTCGCGGCCTGCCGGGAGTACGCCGCGGTCATCAAGGAGCACGGAGCCGAGCGGCTGCGCTTCGTCGCGACGTCCGCCTCCCGGGACGCGGAGAACCGGGACGAGTTCGTACGGGGCGTACTGGACATCCTGGGTGTCGAGCCCGAGGTCATCTCGGGCGGGCAGGAGGCCGAGTTCTCCTTCACCGGCGCCACCAGGGAACTGACGGGCCGCGACGACCTCGCCAAGCCCTACCTCGTCGTGGACATCGGCGGCGGCTCGACCGAGTTCGTGGTCGGCGACGACCAGGTGCGCGGGGCACGCTCCGTGGACATCGGGTGCGTACGGATGACCGAGCGGCACCTGGTGCGGGACGGCGCCGTCACCGACCCGCCCACCGAGGAGCAGATCGCGTCGATCCGCTCGGACATCGAGGCGGCCCTGGACCTGGCGGCGGAGACGGTCCCGCTGAGCGAGGCCCGCACCCTGGTGGGCCTGGCGGGCTCGGTCACCACGGTGTCGGCGATCGCGCAGAACCTGACCGCGTACGACCCCGAGGCCATCCACCACTCCCGGGTCTCCTACGACCGCGTCCGCGAGATCACCGAGACCCTTCTGAGGTCCACCCACGCCGAGCGCGCGGCGATTCCCTCCATGCATCCGGGGCGCGTCGACGTCATCGGCGCGGGGGCGCTCGTACTGCTCTCGATCATGGAGCGGATCGGGGCGTCGGAGGTCGTGGTGAGCGAGCACGACATCCTCGACGGCATCGGATGGTCTTTGGTCTGA
- a CDS encoding DUF501 domain-containing protein, with amino-acid sequence MDTPPPPTPRTEPTDADVEAFKQQLGRPPRGLRAIAHRCPCGQPDVVETAPRLPDGTPFPTTYYLTCPRAASAIGTLEANGVMKEMTERLSTDPELAAAYRAAHEDYIARRDAIEVLDGFPSAGGMPDRVKCLHVLVGHSLAAGPGVNPLGDEAIAMLPEWWAKGACVVPGGCGTE; translated from the coding sequence ATGGACACGCCCCCGCCTCCCACCCCGCGCACCGAGCCGACCGACGCGGACGTCGAGGCCTTCAAGCAGCAGCTGGGCCGCCCGCCGCGCGGGCTGCGCGCCATCGCGCACCGCTGCCCCTGCGGGCAGCCGGACGTCGTCGAGACGGCTCCGCGGCTGCCGGACGGTACGCCCTTCCCCACGACGTACTACCTGACGTGTCCGCGCGCCGCCTCGGCGATCGGCACGCTGGAGGCGAACGGCGTGATGAAGGAGATGACGGAACGTCTCTCGACGGACCCGGAGCTGGCCGCCGCCTACCGGGCCGCGCACGAGGACTACATCGCCCGCCGTGACGCCATCGAGGTCCTGGACGGCTTCCCGAGCGCGGGCGGCATGCCGGACCGCGTGAAGTGCCTGCACGTCCTCGTGGGCCACTCCCTGGCCGCCGGCCCCGGGGTGAACCCGCTGGGCGACGAGGCGATCGCGATGCTGCCGGAGTGGTGGGCGAAGGGCGCGTGCGTGGTGCCGGGCGGGTGCGGTACCGAGTGA
- a CDS encoding FtsB family cell division protein, with protein MAVKDRDRFSTATRIKLLGEQTAARVYRSQTKRQARRSRLTGRAALLALVLCTLIVALAYPIRQYVSQRADIADMERERDQASRRVEQLRDLKARWQDDAYAEQQIRQRLHYVLPGETGYIVIDPDAAKQSRADLGAADRPWYANVWDGVDKADAADQ; from the coding sequence ATGGCCGTGAAGGACCGGGACCGGTTCTCCACCGCGACCAGGATCAAGCTGCTCGGCGAGCAGACGGCGGCCCGCGTCTACCGCTCCCAGACCAAGCGCCAGGCCCGCCGCTCCCGCCTGACCGGCCGGGCGGCCCTGCTCGCCCTGGTCCTCTGCACGTTGATCGTGGCCCTCGCCTACCCGATAAGGCAGTACGTCTCCCAGCGCGCCGACATCGCCGACATGGAACGCGAGCGCGACCAGGCCAGCAGGCGGGTCGAGCAGCTCCGCGACCTGAAGGCACGCTGGCAGGACGACGCGTACGCGGAGCAGCAGATCCGGCAGCGGCTGCACTACGTGCTGCCCGGCGAGACCGGGTACATCGTGATCGACCCGGACGCGGCGAAGCAGTCGCGCGCCGACCTCGGCGCGGCCGACCGCCCCTGGTACGCGAACGTCTGGGACGGCGTGGACAAGGCCGACGCCGCCGACCAGTGA
- the eno gene encoding phosphopyruvate hydratase produces MLVPSIDVVVAREILDSRGNPTVEVEVGLDDGSTGRAAVPSGASTGAFEAIELRDGDPNRYLGKGVEKAVLAVIEQIGPELVGYDATEQRLIDQAMFDLDATDNKGSLGANAILGVSLAVAHAASEASDLPLFRYLGGPNAHLLPVPMMNILNGGSHADSNVDIQEFMIAPIGAESFSEALRWGAEIYHTLKKVLKTKGLSTGLGDEGGFAPNLESNRAALDLIIEAIKQAGYVPGEQIGLALDVAASEFYKDGKYEFEGKSRTAAEMTEYYEELVSAYPLISIEDPLYEDDWAGWKTITDKLGDKVQIVGDDLFVTNPERLARGIEEGSANALLVKVNQIGSLTETLDAVELAQRNGFKCMMSHRSGETEDVTIADLAVAVNCGQIKTGAPARSDRVAKYNQLLRIEEILDDAAVYAGRSAFPRFKG; encoded by the coding sequence ATGCTCGTGCCGTCCATCGACGTCGTCGTAGCCCGGGAAATCCTCGACTCGCGAGGCAACCCCACCGTCGAGGTCGAGGTCGGCCTCGATGACGGCAGCACCGGTCGTGCCGCCGTCCCGTCCGGCGCCTCCACGGGAGCCTTCGAGGCCATCGAGCTGCGCGACGGTGACCCCAACCGCTACCTCGGCAAGGGTGTCGAGAAGGCCGTCCTCGCCGTCATCGAGCAGATCGGCCCGGAGCTCGTCGGCTACGACGCCACCGAGCAGCGCCTCATCGACCAGGCCATGTTCGACCTGGACGCCACCGACAACAAGGGCTCCCTCGGCGCCAACGCCATCCTCGGCGTCTCCCTCGCCGTCGCCCACGCCGCCTCCGAGGCCAGCGACCTCCCCCTCTTCCGCTACCTCGGCGGCCCGAACGCGCACCTGCTGCCCGTCCCGATGATGAACATCCTCAACGGCGGCTCCCACGCGGACTCCAACGTCGACATCCAGGAGTTCATGATCGCCCCGATCGGCGCGGAGTCCTTCTCCGAGGCGCTGCGCTGGGGCGCGGAGATCTACCACACCCTCAAGAAGGTGCTGAAGACCAAGGGCCTGTCCACCGGTCTCGGCGACGAGGGCGGCTTCGCCCCGAACCTGGAGTCCAACCGCGCCGCCCTCGACCTCATCATCGAGGCCATCAAGCAGGCCGGTTACGTCCCCGGCGAGCAGATCGGCCTCGCGCTCGACGTCGCCGCGTCCGAGTTCTACAAGGACGGCAAGTACGAGTTCGAGGGCAAGTCCCGCACGGCCGCCGAGATGACCGAGTACTACGAGGAGCTCGTCTCCGCGTACCCGCTCATCTCCATCGAGGACCCGCTGTACGAGGACGACTGGGCCGGCTGGAAGACCATCACCGACAAGCTGGGCGACAAGGTCCAGATCGTCGGCGACGACCTCTTCGTCACCAACCCGGAGCGCCTCGCCCGCGGTATCGAGGAGGGCTCGGCCAACGCCCTGCTCGTCAAGGTCAACCAGATCGGCTCGCTGACCGAGACCCTGGACGCCGTCGAGCTGGCCCAGCGCAACGGCTTCAAGTGCATGATGTCCCACCGCTCCGGCGAGACCGAGGACGTCACCATCGCCGACCTCGCCGTCGCCGTGAACTGCGGCCAGATCAAGACCGGCGCCCCGGCCCGCTCGGACCGCGTCGCCAAGTACAACCAGCTCCTGCGCATCGAGGAGATCCTCGACGACGCGGCGGTGTACGCCGGCCGCAGCGCCTTCCCCCGCTTCAAGGGCTGA